Proteins from a single region of Streptomyces glaucescens:
- a CDS encoding Lrp/AsnC family transcriptional regulator, whose product MTAFSPDATDWRILDVLQREGRASFAELARAVSMSPSAVTERVRRLEEAGVIRGYAAVVDPERLGLPILAFVRLRYPTGNYKPFHDLVAATPEILEAHHVTGDDCFVIKVAARSMRHLEEVSGRIGTLGSVTTSVVYSSPLPRRPLGQ is encoded by the coding sequence ATGACCGCGTTTTCCCCGGACGCCACCGACTGGCGCATCCTCGACGTCCTCCAGCGGGAAGGCCGCGCCAGCTTCGCCGAGCTGGCCCGGGCCGTCTCCATGTCCCCGAGTGCGGTCACCGAACGGGTGCGCCGTCTGGAGGAGGCGGGGGTGATCCGGGGGTACGCCGCCGTGGTGGACCCGGAGCGGCTGGGGCTGCCCATCCTCGCCTTCGTCCGGCTGCGCTACCCGACCGGCAACTACAAGCCCTTCCACGACCTGGTCGCCGCGACCCCGGAGATCCTGGAGGCGCACCACGTCACCGGCGACGACTGCTTCGTCATCAAGGTGGCCGCCCGCTCGATGCGGCACCTGGAGGAGGTGTCGGGGCGGATCGGGACGCTCGGCTCGGTGACCACCAGCGTCGTCTACTCGTCCCCGCTGCCCCGCCGTCCGCTCGGTCAGTGA
- a CDS encoding rhodanese-like domain-containing protein: MTATTAATATSPVLRVAPAAPADAAAYFRAGLVFHADVSDVATALAADGDPGFVVLDSRSTAAWDQGHVPGAVHLPTALIPEQAERLLDKSVPVVTYCWGPGCNGATRAALALAELGFRVKEMLGGFEYWVREGFEYETWEGRERRAADALTAPVDSGDCGC; this comes from the coding sequence ATGACCGCGACCACCGCCGCCACCGCCACCAGCCCCGTCCTGCGGGTCGCCCCCGCCGCGCCGGCGGACGCCGCCGCGTACTTCCGCGCCGGCCTCGTCTTCCACGCCGACGTCTCCGACGTCGCCACCGCGCTCGCCGCCGACGGCGATCCCGGCTTCGTCGTGCTGGACTCCCGGTCCACCGCGGCGTGGGACCAGGGGCACGTCCCCGGCGCGGTTCACCTGCCGACCGCGCTCATCCCGGAACAGGCCGAGCGCCTGCTCGACAAGTCGGTGCCCGTGGTCACGTACTGCTGGGGGCCCGGATGCAACGGCGCGACCCGGGCGGCCCTCGCGCTCGCCGAACTCGGCTTCCGCGTCAAGGAGATGCTGGGCGGGTTCGAGTACTGGGTGCGCGAGGGGTTCGAGTACGAGACCTGGGAGGGGCGTGAGCGGCGGGCCGCCGACGCGCTGACGGCGCCGGTGGACTCCGGGGACTGCGGCTGCTGA
- a CDS encoding DUF885 domain-containing protein, which produces MSETKIPLPREVADAFVDELIALDPVTGTYLGVRESSSRLPDTSPAGQEALAELARRTLARLDQAERRPGADRDIERRCARLLRERLTAELAVHEADEGLRAVGNMSTAAHHVREVFTVTPADTEEDWAAITERLRAVPAALAGYRESLALGLERKLYAGPRPTAVFLEQLTEWADTDGNGRGWFEDFAAAGPAALRTGLDEAARAATAAVAELRDWIREVYAPAVEGAPNTVGRDRYARWARYYNGTDLDLDEAYAYGWSEFHRLLDEMRTEAERILPGAATPWAALAHLDEHGRHIEGVEETRTWLQGLMDEAIEKLDGTHFELAERVRRVESRIAPPGSAAAPYYTPPSEDFSRPGRTWLPTMGQTRFPVYDLVSTWYHEGVPGHHLQLAQWAHVADDLSRYQASVGLVSANAEGWALYAERLMDELGFLTDAEVRLGYLDAQMMRALRVIVDTGMHLELEIPADSPFHPGERWTPELAEEFYGAHSSRPEDYVSSEMTRYLTIPGQAIGYKLGERAWLLGRERARERHGDAFDLKAWHMAALSQGSLGLDDLVDELSRL; this is translated from the coding sequence ATGTCAGAGACCAAGATCCCGCTGCCCCGTGAGGTCGCCGACGCCTTCGTCGACGAGCTCATCGCCCTCGACCCGGTGACCGGAACCTACCTCGGAGTGAGGGAGAGCTCGAGCCGGCTGCCCGACACCTCGCCCGCGGGCCAGGAGGCGCTGGCGGAGCTGGCGCGCCGGACGCTGGCGCGGCTGGACCAGGCCGAGCGGCGGCCCGGCGCGGACCGCGACATCGAGCGGCGCTGCGCCCGGCTGCTGCGCGAGCGGCTGACCGCCGAACTCGCCGTGCACGAGGCCGACGAGGGACTGCGCGCGGTCGGCAACATGAGCACGGCCGCCCACCACGTGCGCGAGGTGTTCACGGTGACCCCGGCGGACACCGAGGAGGACTGGGCGGCGATCACCGAGCGGCTGCGGGCGGTGCCCGCAGCGCTGGCCGGCTACCGCGAGTCCCTCGCCCTCGGCCTGGAGCGCAAGCTGTACGCGGGCCCCCGCCCGACCGCCGTCTTCCTCGAGCAGCTCACCGAGTGGGCGGACACCGACGGGAACGGCCGCGGCTGGTTCGAGGACTTCGCCGCGGCCGGCCCCGCGGCCCTGCGGACCGGGCTGGACGAGGCCGCCCGGGCGGCGACGGCGGCCGTGGCGGAGCTGCGGGACTGGATCCGCGAGGTGTACGCGCCGGCCGTCGAGGGTGCCCCGAACACGGTGGGCCGGGACCGCTACGCCCGCTGGGCGCGCTACTACAACGGCACCGACCTCGACCTGGACGAGGCGTACGCCTACGGCTGGTCGGAGTTCCACCGCCTCCTCGACGAGATGCGCACGGAGGCGGAGAGGATCCTGCCCGGCGCCGCGACCCCGTGGGCGGCGCTCGCGCACCTCGACGAGCACGGCCGGCACATCGAGGGCGTCGAGGAGACCAGGACGTGGCTCCAGGGCCTGATGGACGAGGCCATCGAGAAGCTGGACGGCACCCACTTCGAACTCGCCGAGCGGGTGCGGAGGGTGGAGTCGCGCATCGCCCCGCCCGGCAGCGCCGCCGCCCCCTACTACACGCCGCCGTCGGAGGACTTCTCCCGTCCGGGCCGCACCTGGCTGCCGACCATGGGCCAGACCCGCTTCCCGGTCTACGACCTGGTCTCCACCTGGTACCACGAGGGCGTGCCCGGCCATCACCTCCAGCTGGCGCAGTGGGCGCACGTCGCCGACGACCTGTCCCGGTACCAGGCCTCCGTCGGGCTGGTCAGCGCCAACGCCGAGGGCTGGGCGCTGTACGCGGAGCGGCTGATGGACGAGCTGGGCTTCCTCACGGACGCCGAGGTGCGGCTCGGCTACCTGGACGCGCAGATGATGCGGGCGCTCCGGGTGATCGTCGACACCGGCATGCACCTGGAGCTGGAGATCCCGGCGGACTCGCCGTTCCACCCGGGCGAGCGGTGGACGCCGGAGCTGGCCGAGGAGTTCTACGGCGCGCACAGCAGCCGCCCGGAGGACTACGTCTCCAGCGAGATGACCCGCTACCTGACGATCCCCGGCCAGGCCATCGGCTACAAGCTGGGCGAGCGGGCCTGGCTGCTCGGCCGGGAGAGGGCGCGCGAGCGGCACGGCGACGCCTTCGACCTCAAGGCCTGGCACATGGCCGCCCTCTCCCAGGGGTCGCTGGGCCTGGACGACCTGGTCGACGAGCTGTCCCGGCTCTGA
- a CDS encoding AAA family ATPase, producing the protein MRLHRLDITAFGPFGGSQSVDFDALSAAGLFLLHGPTGAGKTSVLDAVCYALYGSVPGARHSGQGTGLRSDHAAPGTRTSVTLELTVAGRRLEITRQPPWERPKKRGTGTTLDKAQTWLREYDPAAGAWRDRSRSHQEIGEEITQLLGMSREQFCQVVLLPQGDFARFLRADAEARGKLLGRLFDTQRFAEVEKRLADRRRATEAAVREGDAALLADAHRMQQAAGGTMELPELSPGDPGLADAVLGAAAIARSTAREELAVAGCRLAAAESARAAADRALDDVRERARLQRRFADARQRARLLEERAGAHREAQARMERARKAEAVAPALELRESADAEHRRAVTAEAHARAALPARYAGAGAAGLAAGARRAAEELGGLESARRAERRLTGLDAERARLDRQERADEEILAEAESWLAGWETAHARLRARVESAQEAAGRAEQLAERREPVRRRLEAARQRDRLAEEADAARRQALASAEAAAEARAHWLDLKEQRLNGIAAELAAGLADGEPCAVCGATDHPAPARKVAGHVDREVEERALAGHQRAEERRAADERHLAAVREALAAAGAEAGDTPTDVLAREAEEVERDYRRARADASALHAAREELRHAEQEHERRTAARQQAEVRAAARVGHRERLESERAALEEELAQARGTAGSVAARAAELEGRAARLTEAAEAVRAAEDTAQRLKEADARLADAAFRAGFDTPQAAAAALLDDTAHRELQHRLDAWQAEEAAVRAVLAEADTAAAAGQPPADLPAAERAAADAERRVREAASARDAAARRCAELDRLSARAATGARRLAPLREEYDRVARLAGLAAGTSAENERRMRLEAYVLAARLEQVAAAATVRLRRMSSGRYTLVHSDDRAGRGRSGLGLHVVDAWTGRERDTATLSGGETFFASLALALGLADVVTDEAGGVRLDTLFIDEGFGSLDDQTLDEVLDVLDSLRERDRSVGIVSHVADLRRRIHAQLEVVKGRSGSALRQRGH; encoded by the coding sequence TCCTGCTGCACGGGCCGACCGGCGCGGGCAAGACCTCCGTGCTGGACGCCGTCTGCTACGCGCTGTACGGCTCGGTGCCGGGCGCCCGGCACAGCGGCCAGGGCACCGGCCTGCGCAGCGACCACGCCGCACCCGGCACCCGCACCTCGGTCACGCTGGAGCTGACCGTCGCCGGACGCCGCCTGGAGATCACCCGGCAGCCGCCCTGGGAGCGCCCCAAGAAACGCGGCACCGGCACCACCCTGGACAAGGCCCAGACCTGGCTGCGCGAGTACGACCCCGCGGCCGGCGCGTGGCGCGACCGCAGCCGCTCCCACCAGGAGATCGGCGAGGAGATCACCCAGCTCCTCGGCATGAGCAGGGAACAGTTCTGCCAGGTCGTGCTGCTGCCGCAGGGCGACTTCGCGCGGTTCCTGCGCGCCGACGCCGAGGCTCGCGGCAAGCTGCTCGGCCGGCTCTTCGACACCCAGCGCTTCGCCGAGGTGGAGAAGCGGCTCGCCGACCGCCGCCGGGCCACCGAGGCCGCGGTGCGCGAGGGCGACGCGGCCCTGCTGGCCGACGCCCACCGGATGCAGCAGGCGGCGGGCGGCACCATGGAACTGCCCGAGCTGTCCCCCGGCGACCCCGGCCTGGCGGACGCCGTGCTGGGCGCCGCCGCGATCGCCCGCAGCACCGCCCGCGAGGAACTCGCCGTCGCCGGCTGCCGCCTCGCCGCCGCCGAGTCCGCGCGGGCCGCCGCCGACCGCGCCCTGGACGACGTACGGGAACGGGCCCGCCTCCAGCGGCGGTTCGCCGACGCCCGGCAGCGGGCCCGGCTGCTGGAGGAGCGGGCCGGCGCCCACCGCGAGGCGCAGGCCCGGATGGAGCGCGCCCGCAAGGCCGAAGCCGTCGCACCCGCCCTGGAACTGCGCGAGTCCGCCGACGCGGAGCACCGCCGCGCGGTCACCGCCGAGGCCCACGCGCGCGCGGCGCTGCCCGCGCGGTACGCCGGCGCCGGTGCCGCCGGGCTCGCCGCCGGAGCCCGCCGGGCCGCCGAGGAACTGGGCGGACTGGAGTCCGCCCGCCGCGCCGAGCGCCGCCTCACCGGCCTGGACGCCGAACGCGCCCGCCTCGACCGCCAGGAGCGCGCCGACGAGGAGATCCTCGCGGAGGCGGAGTCCTGGCTCGCCGGATGGGAGACCGCCCACGCCAGGCTGCGCGCCCGGGTCGAGTCCGCGCAGGAGGCCGCCGGGCGGGCCGAACAGCTCGCCGAGCGGCGCGAACCGGTCCGGCGGCGACTGGAGGCCGCCCGGCAGCGCGACCGGCTCGCCGAGGAGGCGGACGCCGCCCGGCGGCAGGCCCTGGCCTCGGCCGAGGCGGCCGCCGAAGCCCGCGCCCACTGGCTGGACCTCAAGGAACAGCGGCTGAACGGCATCGCCGCCGAACTCGCCGCGGGCCTCGCCGACGGGGAGCCCTGCGCGGTCTGCGGGGCCACCGACCACCCCGCCCCGGCCCGCAAGGTGGCCGGGCACGTCGACCGGGAGGTGGAGGAACGCGCCCTCGCCGGCCACCAGCGCGCCGAGGAGCGGCGCGCCGCGGACGAACGGCACCTGGCCGCCGTACGGGAGGCCCTGGCCGCGGCCGGCGCCGAGGCCGGGGACACGCCCACCGACGTACTCGCCCGCGAGGCGGAGGAGGTGGAGCGGGACTACCGGCGGGCACGCGCCGACGCCTCCGCGCTGCACGCCGCGCGGGAGGAACTGCGCCACGCCGAGCAGGAGCACGAGCGGCGCACCGCCGCCCGGCAGCAGGCCGAGGTGCGGGCCGCCGCCCGGGTCGGCCACCGGGAGCGGCTGGAGAGCGAACGGGCCGCCCTGGAGGAGGAGCTGGCGCAGGCCCGCGGCACGGCCGGCAGCGTGGCCGCGCGCGCCGCCGAGCTGGAGGGACGGGCTGCCCGGCTCACCGAGGCCGCCGAGGCCGTCCGCGCCGCGGAGGACACCGCCCAGCGCCTCAAGGAGGCCGACGCCCGGCTCGCGGACGCCGCCTTCCGGGCCGGCTTCGACACCCCGCAGGCCGCGGCCGCCGCCCTCCTCGACGACACCGCGCACCGGGAGCTGCAGCACCGGCTGGACGCCTGGCAGGCCGAGGAGGCCGCCGTCCGCGCGGTGCTCGCCGAGGCCGACACGGCCGCCGCCGCCGGACAGCCGCCCGCCGACCTGCCCGCCGCCGAACGGGCCGCCGCCGACGCGGAACGCCGGGTGCGGGAAGCCGCCTCGGCACGGGACGCCGCCGCCCGGCGCTGCGCGGAGCTGGACCGCCTGTCCGCGCGCGCGGCCACCGGTGCGCGCCGGCTGGCGCCGCTGCGCGAGGAGTACGACCGGGTGGCCCGGCTCGCCGGACTCGCGGCCGGCACCTCGGCGGAGAACGAACGCCGGATGCGCCTGGAGGCGTACGTCCTCGCCGCCCGGCTGGAGCAGGTGGCCGCCGCCGCGACCGTACGGCTGCGGCGCATGTCGTCCGGCCGGTACACCCTGGTGCACTCCGACGACCGGGCCGGCCGCGGTCGCAGCGGCCTCGGACTGCATGTCGTCGACGCCTGGACCGGGCGGGAACGCGACACGGCGACGCTGTCCGGGGGCGAGACCTTCTTCGCCTCCCTCGCCCTCGCCCTCGGCCTCGCCGACGTGGTCACCGACGAGGCCGGCGGGGTCCGCCTGGACACCCTCTTCATCGACGAGGGCTTCGGCAGCCTCGACGACCAGACCCTGGACGAGGTGCTGGACGTGCTCGACTCGCTGCGCGAACGCGACCGCAGCGTGGGCATCGTCAGCCATGTCGCCGACCTGCGGCGGCGGATCCACGCCCAGCTGGAGGTCGTCAAGGGCAGATCGGGGTCGGCGCTGCGGCAGCGGGGTCACTGA
- a CDS encoding SDR family oxidoreductase, which yields MPRLPHPTPEELRRDPLPLRGRTALVTGASRRGGIGYAVARRLAAHGASVYLHHHVPHDAGQPWGADRPEEVAASVREVLGDPRARVVHGPGDLADPAAPAELIATAAEALGGRLDILVANHALSGSDGTLDTVDAAMLDAHWAVDTRAVVLLVQAYARLRAALPPRTPGGRVVLMTSGQDHGGGMPGEIAYALQKGALASVTRSLATTLAERAVTVNAVNPGPVDTDYLSGEAYDWVASRFPAGRWGMPDDPARLIAWLATDEAGWITGQVIDSEGGFRR from the coding sequence ATGCCTCGACTTCCGCATCCCACCCCCGAAGAGCTCCGTCGTGACCCGCTGCCGCTGCGCGGGCGGACCGCCCTGGTCACCGGGGCCAGCCGGCGCGGCGGCATCGGATACGCCGTCGCCCGGCGCCTCGCGGCCCACGGCGCGAGCGTCTACCTGCACCACCACGTGCCGCACGACGCCGGGCAGCCGTGGGGCGCCGACCGGCCGGAGGAAGTCGCCGCCTCCGTCCGCGAGGTCCTCGGCGACCCGCGGGCGCGCGTCGTCCACGGCCCCGGCGACCTCGCCGACCCGGCCGCTCCCGCGGAGCTGATCGCCACCGCCGCCGAGGCGCTCGGCGGACGGCTCGACATCCTCGTCGCCAACCACGCCCTCAGCGGCTCCGACGGCACCCTCGACACCGTCGACGCCGCGATGCTCGACGCGCACTGGGCGGTCGACACCCGCGCGGTGGTGCTGCTGGTGCAGGCCTACGCCCGGCTGCGCGCCGCCCTGCCGCCCCGCACACCCGGCGGGCGCGTGGTGCTGATGACCTCGGGACAGGACCACGGCGGCGGCATGCCCGGCGAAATTGCCTACGCCCTCCAGAAGGGCGCCCTCGCCTCCGTCACCCGCTCCCTCGCCACCACGCTCGCCGAGCGGGCGGTCACCGTGAACGCGGTCAATCCCGGACCCGTCGACACCGACTACCTGTCGGGCGAGGCCTACGACTGGGTCGCCTCCCGCTTCCCCGCCGGACGCTGGGGCATGCCGGACGACCCGGCCCGCCTCATCGCGTGGCTGGCCACGGACGAGGCGGGCTGGATCACCGGTCAGGTGATCGACTCCGAAGGCGGGTTCCGCAGGTGA
- a CDS encoding trans-sulfuration enzyme family protein has product METARTKSPTRTRALATEAVHAGRDDLAGQGLHVPPIDLSTTYPSADSRAEAARIDAFATTGAEPDGPPVYARLGNPTVARFETALARLEGTETAVAFASGMAALSAVLLVRASLGLRHVVAVRPLYGCSDHLLTAGLLGSEVTWTDPAGIAEALRPDTGCVLVESPANPTLAEVDLRAVAHACGSVPLMVDNTFATPVLQRPAEHGARLVLHSATKYLGGHGDVLAGVVACDEEFAGRLRQVRFATGGVLHPLAGYLLLRGLATLPVRVRAASRTAAELARRLAADPRVERVHYPAIGGAMVAFEVHGDPHAVIGGVRLVTPAVSLGSVDSLIQHPASISHRIVDAEDRRGAGVSDRLLRLSVGLEDVDDLWADLDGALG; this is encoded by the coding sequence ATGGAGACAGCGCGCACCAAGTCACCGACCCGTACCCGGGCACTGGCCACCGAGGCCGTGCACGCCGGCCGCGACGACCTCGCCGGGCAGGGCCTGCACGTCCCGCCGATCGACCTGTCGACCACCTACCCCTCCGCCGACAGCCGGGCCGAGGCCGCCCGGATCGACGCGTTCGCCACGACCGGCGCCGAGCCGGACGGCCCGCCCGTCTACGCCCGCCTCGGCAACCCCACGGTCGCCCGCTTCGAGACCGCGCTCGCCCGGCTGGAGGGCACCGAGACCGCCGTCGCGTTCGCCAGCGGCATGGCCGCCCTCAGCGCGGTCCTGCTGGTGCGGGCCTCCCTGGGCCTGCGGCACGTGGTGGCGGTGCGCCCGCTGTACGGCTGCAGCGACCACCTGCTGACCGCCGGGCTGCTCGGCTCCGAGGTCACCTGGACCGACCCGGCCGGCATCGCGGAGGCGCTGCGCCCGGACACCGGCTGCGTCCTCGTCGAGTCCCCGGCCAACCCGACCCTCGCCGAGGTGGACCTGAGGGCCGTCGCCCACGCCTGCGGGTCCGTGCCGCTGATGGTCGACAACACCTTCGCCACACCCGTGCTCCAGCGTCCCGCCGAGCACGGCGCCCGACTGGTGCTGCACAGCGCCACCAAGTACCTGGGCGGGCACGGCGACGTACTGGCCGGGGTGGTGGCCTGCGACGAGGAGTTCGCGGGCCGGCTGCGGCAGGTCCGATTCGCCACCGGCGGGGTCCTGCACCCGCTGGCCGGATACCTGCTGCTGCGCGGCCTGGCCACGCTGCCGGTCCGGGTGCGGGCCGCGTCGCGGACGGCCGCCGAACTCGCCCGCCGGCTCGCCGCCGACCCGCGGGTCGAGCGGGTGCACTACCCCGCCATCGGCGGCGCGATGGTCGCCTTCGAGGTGCACGGCGACCCGCACGCCGTCATCGGCGGGGTCCGGCTGGTGACCCCGGCCGTCAGCCTCGGCAGCGTCGACTCCCTCATCCAGCACCCGGCGTCCATCAGCCACCGCATCGTGGACGCCGAGGACCGCCGGGGCGCCGGGGTCAGCGACCGGCTGCTGCGGCTGTCGGTGGGCCTGGAGGACGTCGACGACCTGTGGGCCGACCTGGACGGCGCCCTCGGGTGA
- a CDS encoding Lrp/AsnC family transcriptional regulator yields the protein MAESVVLDPVDLHLLRLLQNDARTTYRDLAAQVGVAPSTCLDRVTRLRRAGVILGHQLRLDPAKLGRGLEALLSVQVRPHRRELVGPFVDRIRALPESRTVFHLTGPDDYLVHVAVADMADLQRLVLDEFTARREVARVETRLIFQQWDCGPLLPPAHQ from the coding sequence GTGGCCGAATCTGTCGTACTGGATCCGGTGGACCTCCATCTGCTGCGGCTGTTGCAGAACGACGCCCGGACGACCTACCGGGACCTCGCCGCGCAGGTCGGGGTGGCGCCGTCCACCTGCCTGGACCGGGTGACCCGGCTGCGCCGCGCGGGCGTGATCCTCGGGCACCAGCTCCGGCTGGATCCGGCCAAGCTGGGGCGTGGTCTGGAGGCACTGCTGTCGGTGCAGGTCCGGCCGCACCGGCGGGAGCTGGTGGGCCCGTTCGTGGACCGCATCCGGGCGCTGCCGGAGTCCCGGACCGTCTTCCACCTCACCGGCCCCGACGACTATCTCGTCCATGTCGCCGTCGCCGACATGGCGGACCTGCAACGGCTCGTCCTCGACGAGTTCACGGCCCGCCGCGAGGTGGCCCGGGTGGAGACCCGCCTGATCTTCCAGCAGTGGGACTGCGGCCCCCTGCTGCCGCCCGCGCACCAGTGA
- a CDS encoding GNAT family N-acetyltransferase, translated as MTDVTRAKNGRPVHHWRRDVVELAALFTAVAVADAVANLIGHGPDGPTLLVVSAVVLLATAAFHTWWARRHGHAPPADDTGARPGTAGRTAADEVSPHNALWRLRTTVRDEPGSLAALCSALAGHRVDILSLQTHPLGDGTVDEFLLRAPGTLGAGEITRAVSLAGGTSTWIERADAHDLVDAPTRILGLATRTALDAAELPLALRQLLGRCTIRQLPAAPAGRAGDADAVPAEGVLEDTVLRLRAPEGGVITVERPYLPFTPTEFARARALVELDSRLGPRVPRGRDVLTLPEGDAITVHRADTGDVEAAKEMHERCSARTLAMRYHGPVGDADRYLNHLLSPRFGRTLAVRTASGRVVGLGHLLWDGDETEVALLVEDAWQRRGIGTELLGRLVAMAAEAGCESVYAVTQSSNTGMVAAMRGLGLPLDYQIEEGTLVITARLAAAPAASGLPARD; from the coding sequence ATGACTGATGTGACGCGCGCGAAGAACGGCCGTCCCGTGCACCACTGGCGGCGGGACGTCGTCGAACTCGCCGCCCTCTTCACCGCCGTGGCGGTCGCCGACGCCGTGGCCAACCTCATCGGGCACGGACCCGACGGCCCGACGCTGCTGGTGGTCTCCGCGGTCGTGCTGCTCGCCACCGCGGCCTTCCACACCTGGTGGGCACGCCGCCACGGCCACGCACCGCCGGCCGACGATACCGGTGCCCGGCCGGGCACCGCCGGGCGGACGGCGGCCGACGAGGTCTCCCCCCACAACGCGCTGTGGCGGCTGCGGACGACCGTGCGGGACGAGCCGGGCTCCCTGGCCGCGCTCTGCTCGGCCCTCGCCGGCCACCGGGTGGACATCCTGAGCCTGCAGACCCATCCGCTGGGCGACGGCACGGTCGACGAGTTCCTGCTGCGCGCCCCCGGAACGCTCGGCGCCGGCGAGATCACCCGGGCGGTGTCCCTGGCCGGCGGCACCAGCACCTGGATCGAGCGGGCCGACGCCCACGACCTGGTGGACGCCCCGACCCGGATCCTCGGCCTGGCCACCCGCACCGCCCTGGACGCGGCCGAACTTCCCCTCGCGCTGCGCCAGCTGCTGGGCCGGTGCACCATCCGCCAGCTCCCCGCGGCCCCGGCCGGGCGCGCGGGCGACGCCGACGCCGTACCGGCGGAGGGGGTGCTGGAGGACACCGTGCTGCGGCTGCGCGCCCCGGAGGGCGGTGTGATCACCGTGGAGCGGCCGTACCTGCCGTTCACCCCGACCGAGTTCGCACGGGCCCGGGCGCTGGTGGAGCTGGACTCCCGGCTCGGCCCCCGCGTCCCGCGCGGCCGGGACGTGCTGACCCTGCCGGAGGGCGACGCCATCACCGTGCACCGGGCCGACACCGGCGACGTGGAGGCGGCGAAGGAGATGCACGAGCGGTGCTCGGCCCGCACCCTCGCCATGCGCTACCACGGGCCGGTCGGCGACGCGGACCGCTACCTCAACCACCTGCTCTCCCCGCGCTTCGGACGCACGCTCGCCGTGCGGACCGCCTCGGGGCGCGTCGTCGGCCTCGGCCACCTGCTGTGGGACGGCGACGAGACGGAGGTCGCGCTGCTCGTCGAGGACGCCTGGCAGCGGCGCGGCATCGGCACCGAACTGCTGGGCCGCCTGGTGGCGATGGCGGCGGAGGCGGGCTGCGAGAGCGTCTACGCCGTCACCCAGTCCTCCAACACCGGCATGGTCGCCGCGATGCGCGGCCTCGGCCTGCCCCTCGACTACCAGATCGAGGAGGGCACCCTGGTGATCACGGCCCGGCTGGCGGCGGCCCCGGCGGCCAGCGGGCTGCCCGCGCGCGACTGA